From a single Candidatus Cetobacterium colombiensis genomic region:
- a CDS encoding glycine zipper domain-containing protein, with product MKKYLLLSIVSLVLLSGCSNVGSNTIGSTTVGAGAGALLGQAIGGDSKATLLGAGIGALGGALVGSVQDQTQAIKDTNEQPYYGQPQYNQPQYNQPPQYNNQYNQQYDRPYYSQPYTSGY from the coding sequence ATGAAAAAATATTTATTGTTATCAATTGTGTCATTAGTGTTATTATCAGGATGCTCTAATGTTGGGTCAAATACGATTGGTTCAACAACAGTAGGAGCAGGAGCAGGAGCATTATTAGGTCAAGCAATAGGTGGAGACAGTAAAGCTACACTTTTAGGAGCAGGAATTGGAGCTCTAGGAGGAGCATTAGTTGGATCAGTTCAAGATCAAACTCAAGCAATAAAAGATACAAATGAACAACCATATTATGGACAACCACAGTACAATCAACCGCAATATAATCAACCACCACAATATAACAATCAGTATAATCAACAATATGATAGACCTTATTATAGTCAACCATATACATCAGGATATTAA
- a CDS encoding diol dehydratase small subunit, which translates to MIKKINIELDYPLGEKRKEWLKTPTGKTLDDITLDNVLNEKIKAEDIRISSETLNLQGEVAENAEQPTIKRNFQRASELVKISDERILEIYNALRPNRSTKDELLAIADELENKYEAIVNANFVREAADIYEKRGKLRKD; encoded by the coding sequence ATGATAAAAAAAATTAATATAGAATTAGATTATCCTTTAGGAGAAAAAAGAAAAGAGTGGTTAAAGACTCCAACAGGAAAAACATTAGATGACATTACTTTAGATAATGTGTTAAATGAAAAAATAAAAGCAGAAGATATAAGAATATCTTCTGAAACTCTTAATCTCCAAGGAGAAGTTGCAGAAAATGCGGAACAACCTACAATAAAAAGAAATTTTCAAAGAGCAAGTGAATTAGTTAAAATTTCAGATGAAAGAATTTTAGAAATATATAACGCTTTGAGACCTAATAGATCTACTAAAGATGAACTTTTAGCAATAGCAGATGAACTTGAAAATAAATACGAAGCTATTGTAAATGCAAACTTTGTTAGAGAAGCGGCAGATATTTATGAAAAAAGAGGTAAGTTAAGAAAAGATTAG
- a CDS encoding propanediol/glycerol family dehydratase large subunit, whose translation MKSKRFKILSERPVNKDGFIGEWKEEGLIAMDSPLDPKPSLKIKDGKIVELDGKKREDFDTIDLFIADYAIDLRYAETAMELSTLEIAKKLVDINVKKEDILKISTGITPAKMVQVISHLNVVEMMMAVQKMRARKTPSNQCHVTNLRDNPVQIAADAAEAAIRGFDEQETTVGIVRYAPFNAIAIFVGSQVGRGGVLTQCSVEEATELELGMRGFTSYAETVSVYGTEQVFTDGDDTPWSKAFLASAYASRGLKMRFTSGTGSEALMGYSEGKSMLYLETRCIYITRGAGVQGLQNGAVSCIGMPGALPGGIRAVLGENLIAMLLGLECASANDQTFSHSDIRRTARTLMQMLPGTDFIFSGYSAVPNYDNMFAGSNFDAEDFDDYNILQRDLKIDGGLRPVSEDEVVKIRNKAAKAIQGLFKELDLPEITDEEVYAATYAHGSKDMPVRNVVQDLKGAEELLKKGITGLDLVKALSRSGFKDVAENVLNMLKQRVSGDYLQTSAILNKDFKIVSALNDKNDYMGPGSGYRITEERWSEISNIPTAIKPESIE comes from the coding sequence ATGAAATCAAAACGTTTTAAAATTTTAAGTGAGCGACCAGTAAATAAAGATGGATTTATAGGCGAGTGGAAAGAGGAAGGGCTAATAGCTATGGATAGTCCTTTAGATCCAAAACCAAGTTTAAAAATAAAAGATGGTAAAATAGTGGAGTTAGATGGTAAAAAAAGAGAAGATTTTGATACGATAGATCTTTTTATAGCTGATTATGCAATTGACTTAAGATATGCTGAAACTGCAATGGAATTATCAACTTTAGAGATAGCTAAAAAATTAGTTGATATAAATGTAAAAAAAGAGGATATTTTAAAAATTTCAACAGGAATAACACCAGCAAAAATGGTTCAAGTAATAAGTCATTTAAATGTTGTAGAAATGATGATGGCAGTTCAGAAAATGAGAGCAAGAAAAACTCCATCAAATCAGTGTCATGTAACGAATTTAAGAGATAATCCAGTTCAAATTGCAGCTGATGCAGCAGAAGCAGCAATTAGAGGATTTGATGAGCAAGAAACAACAGTGGGAATTGTAAGATATGCACCATTTAATGCAATCGCAATTTTTGTGGGATCTCAAGTTGGAAGAGGAGGAGTTTTAACTCAGTGTTCTGTTGAAGAAGCTACAGAGCTAGAACTTGGAATGAGAGGTTTCACAAGTTATGCAGAGACAGTTTCAGTATATGGAACAGAGCAAGTTTTCACAGATGGAGATGATACTCCATGGTCAAAAGCATTTTTAGCTTCAGCTTATGCTTCGAGAGGATTAAAAATGAGATTTACATCTGGAACTGGTTCAGAAGCTTTAATGGGTTATTCAGAAGGAAAGTCAATGCTTTATTTAGAAACTAGATGTATATATATAACAAGAGGAGCAGGGGTTCAGGGATTACAAAATGGTGCAGTAAGTTGTATAGGAATGCCAGGAGCTTTACCAGGAGGAATAAGAGCAGTTTTAGGTGAAAATCTAATAGCTATGTTACTAGGACTAGAATGTGCTTCAGCAAATGACCAGACATTCTCTCATTCTGATATAAGAAGAACAGCAAGAACTTTAATGCAAATGCTTCCAGGAACAGATTTTATATTCTCTGGATATAGTGCAGTTCCTAATTATGATAATATGTTTGCAGGATCAAATTTTGATGCGGAAGATTTTGATGACTACAATATTTTACAAAGAGATTTAAAAATTGATGGTGGATTAAGACCTGTGTCTGAAGACGAAGTTGTAAAAATTAGAAATAAAGCGGCAAAAGCTATTCAAGGTTTATTTAAAGAGTTAGATTTACCAGAAATAACAGATGAAGAAGTTTATGCAGCTACATATGCACATGGAAGTAAAGATATGCCTGTTAGAAATGTTGTTCAAGATTTAAAAGGAGCAGAAGAACTTCTAAAAAAAGGCATAACTGGATTAGATTTAGTAAAGGCTTTAAGTAGAAGTGGATTTAAAGATGTTGCAGAAAACGTTTTAAATATGTTAAAGCAAAGAGTCTCAGGAGATTATCTTCAAACATCGGCAATTTTAAATAAAGATTTTAAAATTGTAAGTGCACTAAATGATAAAAATGATTATATGGGACCTGGAAGTGGATATAGAATCACTGAAGAAAGATGGAGTGAAATTTCAAATATTCCTACAGCAATAAAACCTGAAAGTATAGAATAG
- a CDS encoding iron-containing alcohol dehydrogenase yields MRFYDYLMPSVNFFGPGCLSVVGDRAQILNGKKALIVTDKFLHSLKDGAVEKTIKYLEEAGVKSVVFDNVEPNPKDTNVYEGADMYKKEGCDMIITVGGGSPHDCGKGIGIAVTHPGNICDYAGIETLTNPLPPIIAINTTAGTASEVTRHAVITNTKTKVKFVIVSWRNLPQVSINDPLLMVGKPAGLTAATGMDALTHAIEAYVSKDANPVTDAAAIQAIKLISKNLRQAVANGENLKARENMAYGSLLAGMAFNNGNLGYVHAMAHQLGGLYDMPHGVANAMLLPHVCRYNMIANPEKFADIAEFMGEKIEGLSTIEAAEKSIEAIFRLSSDVGIPKSLKEAGVKEEDIELMSINALKDGNAFSNPRKGSEKDIAKIFRSAM; encoded by the coding sequence ATGAGATTTTATGATTATTTAATGCCTAGCGTTAACTTTTTTGGACCTGGATGTCTTAGTGTAGTTGGGGATAGAGCTCAAATACTAAACGGAAAAAAAGCTTTAATCGTTACTGATAAATTTTTACATTCATTAAAAGATGGAGCTGTAGAAAAAACTATAAAGTATTTAGAAGAAGCTGGAGTTAAAAGTGTTGTATTTGATAATGTTGAGCCTAATCCTAAAGATACAAATGTATATGAAGGTGCTGACATGTACAAAAAAGAGGGATGTGATATGATTATTACTGTTGGAGGTGGATCTCCTCATGACTGTGGTAAAGGTATTGGTATCGCTGTTACTCACCCTGGTAATATTTGTGACTATGCTGGAATTGAAACTCTAACAAATCCTCTTCCTCCAATTATTGCTATAAATACTACTGCTGGAACAGCTTCTGAAGTTACTAGACATGCAGTTATTACAAATACTAAAACTAAAGTTAAATTTGTAATTGTTAGCTGGAGAAATTTACCACAAGTTTCTATCAATGACCCTTTACTTATGGTAGGAAAACCCGCTGGTTTAACTGCTGCTACAGGTATGGATGCTCTTACTCATGCTATTGAAGCTTATGTTTCTAAAGATGCAAATCCAGTTACTGATGCTGCTGCTATTCAAGCAATTAAATTAATTTCTAAAAATTTAAGACAAGCTGTTGCCAATGGTGAAAATTTAAAAGCAAGAGAAAATATGGCTTATGGATCACTTTTAGCTGGAATGGCTTTTAATAATGGAAATTTAGGTTATGTACATGCTATGGCTCATCAACTTGGTGGTCTTTATGATATGCCTCATGGTGTTGCTAATGCTATGTTACTTCCTCATGTTTGTCGTTATAATATGATTGCTAATCCTGAAAAATTTGCTGATATAGCTGAGTTTATGGGAGAAAAAATAGAGGGATTATCTACAATTGAAGCTGCTGAAAAATCAATTGAAGCTATATTTAGATTATCAAGTGATGTTGGAATTCCTAAGAGTTTAAAAGAAGCAGGAGTTAAAGAAGAAGATATCGAACTTATGTCAATCAATGCTTTAAAAGATGGAAATGCTTTTAGCAACCCTAGAAAAGGTTCTGAAAAAGATATTGCTAAGATTTTTAGAAGTGCAATGTAA
- a CDS encoding glycerol dehydratase reactivase beta/small subunit family protein, protein MLKIGIDIVCSNSINIIEIEEIFFGIEEEGVPYILKILKKEKIEKELYTDNRFEIGIGISSDGEIVLNKKKYLKEYILKENIKSSQKKLRTFGQNAARILKGLSLKK, encoded by the coding sequence GTGTTAAAAATTGGTATAGATATTGTATGTTCAAACTCCATAAATATAATTGAAATAGAGGAGATATTTTTTGGAATAGAAGAGGAAGGCGTTCCTTATATTTTAAAAATTTTAAAAAAAGAAAAAATAGAAAAAGAATTATACACAGACAATAGATTTGAGATTGGAATTGGAATTAGCTCAGATGGAGAAATAGTATTAAATAAAAAAAAATATTTAAAAGAATATATTTTAAAAGAGAATATAAAAAGTTCTCAAAAAAAATTGAGAACTTTTGGGCAAAATGCTGCTAGAATATTAAAAGGATTATCTTTAAAAAAATAA
- a CDS encoding PocR ligand-binding domain-containing protein — translation MLHKYKKELIKIQEDIVNMTKMAVVIVDDEGNYLTEKSNYSEFCKIFRKNKELNSFCEKCDVKALSKAFLSLKPYIYRCHAGLVDMIIPIIYQGELIGAFLVGQILLEDEETFDLDNILVENIGKEFSIRKIAENYNFLKKVKYSELQSIASILHYTSVYITNCIKNKVWYNHKIENNIKQERVEYSHSQISSAITHINENVRDNLHLEEVSNLCNLSVSQFSRVFKRETGKTFKEYVLMKKIEKAKYFLEITNKSLSEISNEIGIDDSSYFTKVFKKYEKMCPKEYREIFQK, via the coding sequence ATGCTTCATAAATATAAAAAAGAGTTGATAAAAATTCAGGAAGACATAGTTAATATGACAAAGATGGCTGTTGTAATTGTAGATGATGAGGGAAATTATTTAACAGAGAAAAGCAATTATTCAGAATTTTGTAAAATTTTTCGAAAAAATAAAGAATTGAATTCTTTTTGTGAAAAATGTGATGTAAAAGCTTTGAGTAAAGCATTTTTATCTTTGAAGCCGTATATTTACAGATGTCATGCTGGGTTAGTTGATATGATAATTCCTATTATTTATCAAGGTGAATTAATAGGTGCATTTTTAGTTGGTCAAATTCTTTTAGAAGATGAAGAAACTTTCGACCTAGATAATATTTTAGTGGAAAATATTGGGAAAGAGTTTAGTATAAGAAAAATAGCTGAAAATTATAATTTTTTAAAAAAAGTTAAATACAGTGAGCTCCAAAGTATTGCAAGTATTTTACATTACACTTCAGTATACATAACTAATTGTATAAAAAATAAAGTTTGGTATAATCATAAAATTGAAAATAATATAAAACAAGAGAGAGTGGAGTATAGTCATTCTCAAATCTCTTCAGCAATAACTCATATAAATGAAAATGTGAGAGATAATTTACACTTAGAAGAAGTTTCAAACCTTTGCAATCTAAGTGTTTCTCAATTTAGTAGAGTTTTTAAAAGAGAAACTGGAAAAACATTTAAAGAATATGTTCTTATGAAAAAAATAGAAAAAGCTAAGTATTTTTTAGAAATCACAAATAAGTCACTGTCTGAAATTTCCAATGAAATAGGGATAGATGATAGTAGTTATTTTACAAAAGTTTTTAAAAAATATGAAAAAATGTGTCCTAAAGAATACAGAGAAATCTTTCAAAAATAA
- a CDS encoding DUF6693 family protein yields the protein MVKKLRCDVSFADSLLFLLGWTVLVVITFGLASPFFLFSLIKFMINRTVIEE from the coding sequence ATGGTAAAGAAATTAAGATGCGATGTAAGTTTTGCAGATAGTCTATTATTTTTATTAGGATGGACGGTTTTAGTTGTTATAACTTTCGGACTAGCTTCTCCGTTCTTTTTATTTTCTCTTATAAAGTTTATGATTAATAGAACTGTAATTGAAGAGTAA
- a CDS encoding propanediol/glycerol family dehydratase medium subunit, giving the protein MKVELKEVGVAKKGDKVEEVVIGLAPAFKKYQNKTITDIPHDIVLMELIAGIEEEGLIARVVRVNRTSDVCFIANDAAKLSGSGIGIGIQSKGTTVIHQKDLLPLNNLELFPQAPLLTPEIYRLIGKNAAKYAKGESPNPVPVISDQMVRPKYQAKAALLHIKETKHVKENEKPEELEYIFE; this is encoded by the coding sequence ATGAAGGTAGAACTAAAAGAAGTTGGAGTTGCTAAAAAAGGTGATAAAGTAGAAGAAGTAGTTATTGGTTTAGCGCCAGCCTTTAAAAAATATCAAAATAAAACTATAACAGATATTCCTCATGATATAGTTTTAATGGAATTAATTGCAGGAATTGAAGAGGAGGGTTTAATAGCGAGAGTTGTAAGAGTTAACAGAACATCGGATGTTTGCTTTATAGCAAATGATGCAGCAAAATTAAGTGGCTCTGGAATAGGAATAGGAATTCAATCTAAAGGAACAACAGTTATTCATCAAAAGGATTTATTGCCTTTAAACAATTTAGAATTATTTCCACAAGCTCCATTATTAACTCCAGAAATTTATAGACTAATAGGAAAAAATGCTGCTAAGTATGCTAAAGGAGAATCTCCTAATCCAGTTCCAGTAATTAGTGATCAAATGGTAAGACCAAAATATCAAGCTAAAGCGGCATTATTACATATAAAAGAAACAAAACATGTAAAAGAGAATGAAAAACCTGAAGAGTTAGAATATATTTTTGAGTAA
- a CDS encoding diol dehydratase reactivase subunit alpha produces MEIIAGVDIGNATTEVAIAKKDEMKIEFMGSSLYKTTGLKGTEENIEGIKKAILLLLEKLNLKLENLDLIRINEATPVIGDVSMETITETIITESTMIGHNPDTPGGCGIGLGITIDIDDLQNLLENDEENYIVIANGNKNFLEIAKILNFSRNRGIKVMGAILQKDDGVLVNNRLLVKIPIVDEVQLIEKIPLGVKCCIEVASKGRVIEKISNPYGIATVFNLNSEETKKVVPLSKALIGNRSGVVIKTPQGDVKEKIIPAGNLYIKTNKSLESVGIQEGAEKIMKKISFLDVEDIFGEDGTNVGGMLKNVKNTMHKFTGENIDDIKIKDLLAVDTFVPQKIKGGLAGEFMCENAVGLAVMVGTEKNQMNHLANMIKNELGVNVEVGGVEADMAIKGALTTPGTGKPLAIIDIGAGSTDACSIDKYGRRSHIHLAGAGNMVTLLIQKELGIEDFNLAEDIKKYPLAKVESFFNIRYEDGTVEFFNEPLSTDIFAKNVLVKNGELVPIDIKISLEKIRQIRRESKRKVFVTNSKRALRKISLTKDIRDFEFVIIVGGSALDFEVPEMITESLSKYGIVAGCGNIRGVEGPRNAVATGLVLGDEEC; encoded by the coding sequence ATGGAAATTATTGCAGGTGTTGATATAGGAAATGCTACTACAGAAGTAGCTATAGCTAAAAAAGATGAAATGAAAATAGAATTTATGGGAAGTTCACTCTATAAAACTACAGGATTAAAAGGAACAGAAGAAAATATAGAGGGAATAAAAAAAGCAATTCTTTTATTATTGGAAAAATTAAATTTAAAATTAGAAAATTTAGATTTAATTCGTATAAATGAGGCTACTCCTGTAATTGGTGATGTTTCTATGGAAACAATAACAGAAACAATAATAACAGAATCTACTATGATAGGGCATAACCCAGATACACCTGGTGGATGTGGAATAGGACTTGGAATTACAATTGATATAGATGATTTACAAAATTTATTAGAGAATGATGAAGAAAATTATATTGTTATAGCAAATGGAAATAAAAATTTTTTAGAAATAGCTAAAATCTTGAATTTTTCTAGAAATAGAGGTATAAAAGTAATGGGAGCTATTTTACAAAAAGATGATGGTGTTCTCGTAAATAATAGATTATTAGTAAAAATTCCTATAGTAGACGAGGTTCAATTAATCGAAAAAATTCCATTGGGAGTTAAATGTTGTATAGAAGTAGCATCAAAAGGAAGGGTTATTGAGAAAATTTCAAACCCTTATGGAATAGCGACAGTTTTTAATTTAAATTCAGAAGAGACAAAAAAAGTTGTTCCATTGTCAAAGGCACTTATAGGAAACAGATCTGGAGTAGTGATAAAAACTCCTCAAGGAGATGTAAAAGAAAAAATAATTCCAGCTGGAAATTTATATATAAAAACTAATAAATCTTTGGAGAGTGTTGGAATTCAAGAAGGTGCAGAAAAAATAATGAAAAAAATATCTTTTTTAGATGTTGAAGATATTTTTGGAGAAGACGGAACTAATGTTGGTGGTATGTTAAAAAATGTAAAAAACACAATGCATAAATTTACAGGAGAGAATATAGATGATATAAAAATAAAGGACTTATTGGCTGTAGATACCTTTGTTCCACAAAAAATAAAAGGTGGTTTAGCTGGAGAGTTTATGTGTGAAAATGCAGTAGGATTGGCAGTAATGGTAGGAACTGAGAAAAACCAGATGAACCATTTAGCTAATATGATAAAAAATGAACTCGGTGTAAATGTAGAGGTTGGTGGAGTAGAAGCGGATATGGCTATAAAAGGAGCTTTGACTACTCCAGGTACGGGAAAACCATTGGCAATAATAGATATAGGAGCTGGATCAACAGATGCTTGTAGTATAGATAAATATGGAAGAAGATCACATATTCATTTAGCTGGAGCTGGAAATATGGTAACTTTATTAATACAAAAAGAGTTAGGAATAGAGGATTTTAATCTAGCTGAAGATATCAAAAAATATCCTTTAGCTAAGGTAGAGTCATTTTTTAATATTCGATATGAAGATGGAACTGTAGAGTTTTTTAATGAACCATTATCAACTGATATATTTGCAAAAAATGTATTGGTTAAAAATGGAGAGTTAGTACCTATTGATATAAAAATAAGTTTAGAAAAAATTAGACAAATTAGAAGAGAAAGCAAGAGAAAGGTATTTGTAACTAATTCAAAAAGAGCATTGAGAAAAATATCATTAACAAAAGATATTAGAGATTTTGAGTTTGTTATTATTGTAGGTGGTTCAGCTCTTGATTTTGAAGTTCCAGAAATGATAACAGAATCCCTTTCAAAGTATGGAATTGTTGCAGGATGCGGTAATATAAGAGGAGTAGAAGGACCTAGAAATGCAGTTGCGACAGGATTGGTTTTAGGTGATGAAGAGTGTTAA
- a CDS encoding GlcG/HbpS family heme-binding protein, whose product MITKKINQITLEASKKMGEGALKKAMEIKVPVVFSVVDNGGNLLYLERMDEAFVTSVDISINKAFTAWALKKGTNELSEVVLPGQSLYGLNLTNNSRIITFGGGFPILVDGEIVGAVGVSGGTVEEDMEIAKAALNSL is encoded by the coding sequence ATGATTACAAAAAAAATCAATCAAATTACATTAGAAGCTTCTAAAAAAATGGGTGAAGGAGCTTTAAAAAAAGCGATGGAAATTAAAGTACCAGTAGTATTTTCTGTTGTAGATAATGGTGGAAATTTATTGTATTTAGAAAGAATGGATGAAGCTTTTGTTACAAGTGTTGATATCTCTATAAACAAAGCTTTTACAGCGTGGGCTTTAAAAAAAGGAACTAATGAATTAAGTGAAGTTGTTTTACCTGGACAAAGTTTATATGGTTTAAATTTAACAAATAATTCAAGAATAATAACTTTTGGAGGAGGATTTCCTATTCTTGTAGATGGAGAGATAGTAGGAGCAGTTGGTGTAAGTGGTGGAACTGTAGAAGAGGATATGGAAATTGCTAAAGCAGCATTAAATTCTTTATAA